The Erwinia sorbitola nucleotide sequence GGGGTTACGACATGCGTGATGGCGTGCTGACGCTGGCGGAAGGCGATACGATGGTAGAGAAAACGCTGCTGACCATCCCCGGCAACTACCCGGCTTATTATGCGGCGATCCGTGATGCGGTAAACGGTACGGGTGAAAACCCGGTGAAGGCGGAAGAAGCCATTCAGGTGATGGAGCTGATTGAACTCGGCCTGCAATCTGCCGAGAAACGTCAGACGATGTCGTTAAGATAAAATCAAGAGGGGGGTAAGGCGTACCTTGCCCCCTCCTGATGAAATTATGCCGCTACGCGGGCACGAACTGCGGTTTTTTCCGCATCGCTGAGGAAGGCGATCTTCAGTCCATTCTCCTGCGCCACACGCATCTGGGCCAGGCTCAGACCTGCTGCGGGCGCGGCCACGCTATATTCATGACCAATTTCAATTCCCTGAACCGCCGGATCGTCGGTATTAATAGTGGCGAGAATGCCGTGCTCAAGGAACGTCTTCAGCGGATGGCGCGCCAGCGAGGCCACAGTGCTGGTCTGAATATTCGATGTCAGGCATGACTCAACGCCAATGCCATGCTTCGCCATAAAGTCCATCAGTGCCGTATCCTCTACCGCTTTGACTCCGTGACCAATACGTTCAGCGCCCAGCTCGCGGATCGCCTGCCAGATGCTCTCGGCTCCTGCTGCTTCTCCGGCATGTACCGTAATGCGCAGTCCGGCATCGCGTGCACGGTTAAAGTGGCTGAGGAACTGGCTGCCGGGGAAACCAAGCTCATCACCCGCCAGGTCAAGCGCTGTAATGCTGTCACGATGCGCCAGCAGCCCATCAAGCTCGCGCAGACAGGCTTCTTCACCAAAGGTACGGCTCATAATACCAATCAGACGCACATCAATATTGTGTGCGCTGCAACCCGCTTTGATCCCGTCAATAACTGCTTCCACCACGCCTGCTACCGGCAGGTTATGGGTCATCGCCATATAGCCCGGTGAAAAGCGCAGCTCTGCGTAGTGGATCCCGGCACGGGCAGCATCTTCGACGTTTTCCAGCGCCACACGGCGACAGGCATCCAGTGAGCCGAGCACTTTTACGCCCCAGTCCAGCTTGTTGAGGAAGCTGACCAGGTCTGGCTCAGTCTCAATCACCTGCACATGAGGACGCAGCGTTTCCAGGGTAGCGGCAGGCAGAGCAAGATTAAACTCACGGCCTAAATCAAGGATGGTTTGTGCGCGAATATTGCCGTCAAGATGGCGATGAATATCGGTAAGGGGAAGCTGGGAATCGATCATGTCGGCACTCTCTGTTTTTTTAATAAAAGTGCAGACCATTATAAAAACTCTTTGCGCAACAGCGCCAGCAAATTGCGCAATGGGCTAAAGGTTTATGTTTGTTTGCCGAAAATAACAGCAGAAGTACCACATTTACTGTGACGCTACGGCGTAAAAGACCAAGGGATTGAACACAATGACTGCTATTTCTTCAATTGGAAACCTGTCAGTGAATACGTTGCTTAACGCAACCAGACAGGCAAACGACTCCGCTGCGTCACAGACGGCGCAAACTCTCCCCGCCGCTTCAACCCAGGTCACTCTGGGCCAGGCCGCTACCCACTCACCGGTCTATTCTCTGGCAAAAACCATCACCATCGCGCCGCCGGTCAGCAATACTCAGGGCACCCTGAGCGTTAAGACCGCTGGCGGTGCGCTGGTGGAACTCTCTCAGGCCAGCGACGGTTCGGGTATTGAGATGAACGTGAAAGAGGGGACGTTAAGCGATGCCGAGCGC carries:
- the add gene encoding adenosine deaminase, translated to MIDSQLPLTDIHRHLDGNIRAQTILDLGREFNLALPAATLETLRPHVQVIETEPDLVSFLNKLDWGVKVLGSLDACRRVALENVEDAARAGIHYAELRFSPGYMAMTHNLPVAGVVEAVIDGIKAGCSAHNIDVRLIGIMSRTFGEEACLRELDGLLAHRDSITALDLAGDELGFPGSQFLSHFNRARDAGLRITVHAGEAAGAESIWQAIRELGAERIGHGVKAVEDTALMDFMAKHGIGVESCLTSNIQTSTVASLARHPLKTFLEHGILATINTDDPAVQGIEIGHEYSVAAPAAGLSLAQMRVAQENGLKIAFLSDAEKTAVRARVAA